Genomic segment of Flavobacteriales bacterium:
TCCCCCTTCTACCAAACCATGAGTTCCGTAAAAAGTATCTCCGATTTGTAATTGATGAATTTCTGCAACCGTACTACCAAGAACAACCTCTAGACTTCTACTCCATAATTTACCATCTTTCAAGCTCACTTCGTATAATTCTGGGTACTGGTGTGTAGTTCCTACTATTCGATATCCATTGTAAGAATCTCCAAAAGAAAGTGGAATAGTAAAATCAACCAATGGATTTTCATTAAGTTTATTCGCTTCCTTATAGAGAATGTTACCAGTGGGATTATCTACATGGTATATGCTGGAAAGAATAAGCTGTAATGGACTTCCTTTTGCTCCAACCACCATGTCAATACCTCTTAAATTAGATTGAAGTTGTTGTTCTATTTGATTGTTCAACAGTAAAAGCAATGAAATTACACCAACTCCAAAAGTCATTAGCAACAGGCTAAGTACAGTATTCAAAGGGTTGCTTAAAAGATTTCGCCAACCTAATCGCCTAATATTCATAATGTAATGGATTTATTAAATTGACTTTTCAACCTATTGTCATGGGTAATGATTATTAGTTGAGCTTTCGTTGTGGAGGCTTGCTCTTTAAGTAGGTTTGTGATTTTTTCACAATTCGTATCGTCCAAACTTGAAGTAGGTTCATCAGCCAAAATTAAATCTGGATTTTTGACCACTGCTAAAGCGATAGCTGCTCTTTGTTGTTCGCCAATACTTAATTCATCAGGCTTACAATAAAGCTTATTCTCTAAGCCTATTTGCTCTAATAGTTGAGTAGCACGTTTTTCATCTTGTACGTTTCCAGATAAATACAGCGATAATAGTAGGTTATCTAAAATATTGATATTCCGCACAAAATGTGGTCTTTGAAACACCATACCTATATGTTTGCCCCTAAATTGGTCTAGCTCTTTGGAAGATAAATTATGATAACTCGTTCCATTAAATTCTAATGTTCCTGAAGTGGGCTTCAATAAGCCTGCTAAAATTTGAATCAAGGTTGTTTTACCTACACCGGACTCTCCCAGTATTAATAAATCTTCTTCTTTTTGTAATTGAATGTCTGGAAAAGAAAATTGATATACACCGTCGTAAGAATAATTTATAGATTGGGATTTTAGCATTGTTCGCTGAAAAATATGTTTAATAATAATATAGTGCTTTAATAACGCTATTTATAAGTTACAAATTTTACGAAATTGAATAATATATCAAAGCATAAACGATGTATTTATTTAAGACTTTTAAAAAAAATCAAATATCACTACTTAAATTTGAATCGAGATTTACTAAAATCACTCAAAAAAAAAATTCTATAGAAATATTTGTAAATTTACACTATGAAAAATATTATAATCTTAACAAGTTTATTATTCCTTAGCTATACTAATTTATTTAGCCAAAACTATCCCATTCTCGAGATTGGTGAAAGATTTCCAACATCAGTTATAGACTACGAAATGAAATCCATTTATGGGCAAGACCAAAGGATATCACAGCATTTAGAAAAAAAAGGGTTGATTATTATTTTTACATCTAATAATTGTCCCTTTGTTGACGCATGGGAAGATCGTTATAAAATGATAGAAGAAATGTGTAGAAGGTATGATTTTGACATGCTTTATATAAACTCAAATCACAATAAAAGAGATCGTGAGGATTCTTTCCAATCTATGCAGGTACATGCTAAAAAAATGGGCTACTCCTATCATTACTTATTAGATGAAAAAAGTCAACTTGCTAATGCTTTGGGTGCTAAAACCACACCACATGTTTTTTTATTTGACTCTCAAAGTAAATTGGTTTACAGAGGGGCTATTGATGATAATTACGAGTCGTCAGCAGATGTTAAAGAATTTTATTTAAAAGATGCCATAAAATACATGAGTGCCGATAAGGAAGTAAAAGTTGCAAAAACAAAAGCAGTAGGATGTAGTATAAAACGCTACA
This window contains:
- a CDS encoding ATP-binding cassette domain-containing protein, which translates into the protein MLKSQSINYSYDGVYQFSFPDIQLQKEEDLLILGESGVGKTTLIQILAGLLKPTSGTLEFNGTSYHNLSSKELDQFRGKHIGMVFQRPHFVRNINILDNLLLSLYLSGNVQDEKRATQLLEQIGLENKLYCKPDELSIGEQQRAAIALAVVKNPDLILADEPTSSLDDTNCEKITNLLKEQASTTKAQLIIITHDNRLKSQFNKSITL
- a CDS encoding thioredoxin family protein, producing the protein MKNIIILTSLLFLSYTNLFSQNYPILEIGERFPTSVIDYEMKSIYGQDQRISQHLEKKGLIIIFTSNNCPFVDAWEDRYKMIEEMCRRYDFDMLYINSNHNKRDREDSFQSMQVHAKKMGYSYHYLLDEKSQLANALGAKTTPHVFLFDSQSKLVYRGAIDDNYESSADVKEFYLKDAIKYMSADKEVKVAKTKAVGCSIKRYNP